A single window of Enterobacteriaceae bacterium ESL0689 DNA harbors:
- the apaG gene encoding Co2+/Mg2+ efflux protein ApaG, whose translation MNRPRRVCIQVQSIYLESQSSPQQERYVFAYTITIRNLERIPIQLIGRYWLITNSHGHKIEVQGEGVVGEQPCIPAGGEFQYTSGAIIKTPLGTMEGRYEMIDINGVSFAIDIPVFRLAVPTLIH comes from the coding sequence ATGAATCGTCCACGGCGGGTTTGTATACAGGTACAAAGTATCTATCTTGAATCACAATCTTCTCCGCAACAAGAGCGTTACGTCTTTGCCTATACCATTACCATCCGCAATCTGGAGCGTATTCCGATCCAGCTGATAGGGCGCTACTGGCTGATCACGAACAGTCATGGTCATAAGATCGAGGTTCAGGGGGAAGGGGTGGTCGGTGAACAACCCTGTATTCCCGCCGGGGGAGAGTTTCAATATACCAGTGGCGCCATTATTAAAACACCGCTTGGCACGATGGAGGGACGCTATGAAATGATCGATATCAACGGCGTTTCATTCGCCATCGATATTCCTGTTTTTCGTCTCGCCGTTCCTACACTGATTCATTAA
- the apaH gene encoding bis(5'-nucleosyl)-tetraphosphatase (symmetrical) ApaH, with protein MSTYLIGDVHGCYDELMALLDQVAFTPGVDTLWLTGDLVARGPDSLAVLRYVKSLGENVRPVLGNHDLHLLAIYAGISRAKPKDNLQALLAAPDVDELLNWLRRQPLMQIDEENKLVMAHAGITPQWDIATAKQCARDMTAMLTSDAYPLFLDAMYGDMPDNWSPELTGLARLRFISNAFTRMRYCFPNGQLDMYAKEAPEQAPAPLKPWFNLPGPVALEYSIAFGHWASLEGRGTPDGIYALDTGCCWGGDLTCLRWEDKRYFTQPAMRRKHSADTATVSE; from the coding sequence ATGTCGACATATCTTATTGGTGACGTCCACGGTTGTTACGATGAATTAATGGCCTTATTAGACCAGGTGGCATTTACACCGGGTGTCGATACTTTATGGCTGACCGGGGATTTAGTCGCCCGTGGCCCGGACTCACTGGCAGTTTTACGCTACGTTAAATCACTGGGCGAGAACGTGCGCCCTGTGCTCGGCAATCACGATCTGCACCTGCTGGCCATTTATGCCGGGATCAGTCGGGCGAAACCGAAAGACAATCTGCAGGCCCTGCTGGCAGCCCCTGATGTGGATGAACTGCTTAACTGGCTACGTCGCCAGCCACTGATGCAGATAGATGAAGAAAACAAACTGGTTATGGCGCACGCGGGCATCACCCCGCAATGGGATATCGCTACCGCAAAGCAGTGTGCCCGTGATATGACCGCCATGCTGACCAGCGACGCTTACCCGTTATTCCTTGACGCCATGTATGGCGATATGCCCGATAACTGGAGCCCTGAACTGACGGGGCTGGCGCGCCTGCGTTTTATCTCAAACGCCTTTACCCGTATGCGTTACTGTTTCCCCAATGGGCAATTAGACATGTATGCCAAAGAGGCACCGGAACAGGCACCAGCACCCTTAAAGCCGTGGTTTAATCTTCCTGGGCCGGTGGCGCTGGAATACAGCATTGCGTTTGGCCACTGGGCTTCCCTGGAGGGGCGGGGAACACCCGATGGTATTTATGCCCTTGATACCGGCTGCTGCTGGGGCGGAGATCTGACCTGCCTGCGCTGGGAAGATAAACGTTATTTCACGCAACCGGCGATGCGCCGGAAGCATTCGGCTGATACGGCAACGGTCAGCGAGTAA
- the yaaA gene encoding peroxide stress protein YaaA: protein MLTVISPAKTLDYQSPLATTHYTQPELLAYSQQLVNIVRQFTAPQLASLMGISDRLADLNAVRFHDWQPDFTLHNARQAILAYAGEVYIGLQASTFDDADFAFAQQHLRIFSGLYGVLRPLDLIQPYRLDINTKLETPVGNLYQFWGEVITDKLNQALKAQGDDVVINLANNEYFHSVDLDKLQGRVIKPVFLDQKNGEFKVITVYAKKARGMMTRYIIKNRLTRPEQLADFDTEGYFFDPDAQAPGEMIFKRYHN, encoded by the coding sequence ATGCTGACTGTGATTTCACCTGCAAAAACCCTCGACTATCAAAGTCCACTGGCAACAACACACTATACCCAGCCTGAGCTACTGGCGTATTCGCAACAACTTGTCAATATTGTCCGTCAGTTCACGGCACCACAGCTCGCCAGCCTGATGGGGATCAGTGACCGACTTGCCGATCTGAATGCAGTCCGTTTCCATGACTGGCAGCCGGATTTTACGCTGCACAATGCGCGTCAGGCGATTCTGGCTTATGCCGGTGAAGTTTATATCGGTCTTCAGGCGAGCACATTCGATGATGCTGATTTTGCTTTCGCCCAGCAACATCTGCGGATCTTTTCCGGTCTTTATGGTGTCCTGCGGCCGTTAGATTTAATTCAGCCTTATCGCCTGGATATCAATACAAAGTTAGAAACACCGGTCGGTAATCTTTATCAGTTCTGGGGAGAGGTGATTACCGATAAACTCAACCAGGCCTTAAAAGCCCAGGGAGATGACGTCGTCATTAACCTGGCGAATAATGAATATTTTCATTCGGTGGATCTGGATAAGCTACAGGGACGGGTGATTAAGCCAGTGTTTCTCGATCAGAAAAACGGCGAATTTAAAGTGATCACTGTCTATGCCAAAAAAGCGCGCGGTATGATGACGCGCTATATCATTAAGAACCGCTTAACCCGGCCCGAACAACTCGCCGATTTTGATACCGAAGGCTATTTCTTCGATCCCGACGCTCAAGCGCCGGGAGAGATGATCTTTAAACGTTATCACAACTAA
- the thrC gene encoding threonine synthase — MKLYNLKDHNQQVSFSQAVIQGLGKQQGLFFSCDLPEFSRTEIDNLLAMDFISRSSRILSAFIGDEIPPESLKARIAAAFTFPVPVSKVQQDIGCLELFHGPTLAFKDFGARFMAQMLTHIAGDKPVTILTATSGDTGAAVAHAFYGLPNINVVILYPRGKISPLQEKLFCTLGGNIETVAIEGDFDACQALVKQAFDDEELKKTLGLNSANSINISRLLAQICYYFEAVAQLPQAARNQLVISVPSGNFGDLTAGLLAKSLGLPVKRFIAATNVNDTVPRFLREGQWAPRATQATLSNAMDVSQPNNWPRVEELFRRKGWHLSELGYASVDDQTTAAAIRELQSSGYISEPHAAIAWRALRNQLQPGEYGLFLGTAHPAKFKESVEAILQQTLTLPEALADRAGLPLLSHHLAADFTALRQLMMNKA, encoded by the coding sequence ATGAAACTCTATAATTTAAAAGATCATAATCAACAGGTCAGCTTTTCCCAGGCAGTCATACAAGGACTCGGTAAGCAACAAGGGCTATTCTTTTCGTGTGATCTACCGGAATTTAGCCGGACGGAGATCGATAATCTGCTGGCGATGGATTTTATCTCGCGTAGCAGCCGGATTTTGTCGGCATTTATTGGTGATGAAATACCGCCAGAGAGCCTGAAAGCGCGCATTGCTGCGGCTTTTACTTTTCCGGTACCGGTCAGCAAGGTACAGCAGGATATCGGCTGCCTGGAGCTGTTCCACGGCCCGACACTGGCGTTTAAGGATTTTGGCGCACGCTTTATGGCGCAGATGTTAACGCATATCGCTGGCGATAAACCGGTGACTATCCTGACCGCGACCTCCGGGGACACCGGGGCGGCGGTCGCACATGCGTTTTATGGTCTGCCCAATATCAATGTGGTTATTCTCTACCCGCGCGGCAAGATCAGCCCATTACAGGAAAAATTATTCTGTACACTCGGCGGCAATATTGAAACTGTCGCCATTGAGGGCGATTTTGATGCGTGTCAGGCGCTGGTAAAACAGGCTTTTGATGATGAAGAACTGAAGAAAACACTGGGGCTGAATTCAGCGAACTCTATTAATATCAGCCGTTTGCTGGCGCAGATTTGCTACTACTTTGAGGCAGTGGCGCAACTCCCACAGGCGGCCCGTAACCAGTTAGTGATTTCAGTACCGAGCGGTAACTTTGGTGATTTAACGGCCGGTTTACTGGCGAAGTCTTTAGGGCTGCCGGTTAAGCGTTTTATTGCCGCGACCAATGTGAATGATACGGTGCCGCGTTTCCTGCGGGAAGGGCAGTGGGCACCGCGAGCGACACAGGCAACATTATCGAATGCGATGGATGTCAGCCAGCCGAATAACTGGCCACGTGTAGAAGAGTTATTCCGTCGCAAAGGCTGGCATCTGAGCGAGCTGGGATATGCCTCTGTCGATGATCAAACCACAGCGGCGGCAATTCGTGAGCTGCAGTCAAGCGGCTATATCTCTGAACCTCATGCCGCTATTGCCTGGCGGGCATTACGTAATCAGCTGCAGCCTGGTGAGTATGGTCTGTTCCTCGGCACGGCGCATCCGGCTAAGTTTAAAGAGAGTGTGGAAGCCATTCTCCAGCAGACGCTGACCTTGCCAGAAGCACTGGCTGATCGTGCCGGGTTACCGCTATTATCCCACCATCTGGCGGCAGATTTTACCGCCCTGCGCCAGTTGATGATGAACAAAGCATAA
- the pdxA gene encoding 4-hydroxythreonine-4-phosphate dehydrogenase PdxA, with protein MNRVVITAGEPAGIGPELVAQLAQYDWPVELVVCADGALLSARAQQLGLPLTLRRYDPSQPASAQRAGTLTLLPIALNTPAQAGVLDPRNGRYVTETLARACDGCLQGEFAALVTGPVHKGNINDAGIPFTGHTEFLAQRAHVSKVVMMLATEELRVSLATTHLPLKAVSDAITPDLLRQVITILDHDLRHKFGISRPHILVCGLNPHAGEGGHIGTEERDIIIPLLETLRVEGMHLSGPLAADTLFQAKYLDQADAVLAMYHDQGLPVLKSQGFGRSVNITLGLPFIRTSVDHGTALELAGQGTANVGSFITALNLAIKMMVNRS; from the coding sequence ATGAATCGTGTGGTGATCACCGCAGGCGAACCCGCAGGTATTGGCCCTGAGCTGGTCGCTCAGCTGGCGCAATATGACTGGCCTGTCGAGCTGGTGGTTTGCGCAGATGGCGCGCTGCTATCGGCGCGGGCTCAACAACTGGGGCTTCCCTTAACGTTGCGCCGCTATGATCCCTCACAGCCCGCTAGCGCACAGCGGGCCGGAACGCTTACCCTGCTGCCGATAGCACTGAATACGCCCGCTCAGGCAGGCGTACTAGATCCCCGTAATGGCCGCTATGTGACAGAAACACTGGCACGCGCCTGTGATGGTTGCCTGCAAGGTGAGTTTGCGGCGCTGGTTACCGGACCCGTGCATAAAGGCAACATTAATGACGCGGGGATCCCTTTCACCGGCCATACCGAGTTCCTCGCGCAACGCGCCCATGTCAGCAAAGTGGTGATGATGCTGGCAACAGAAGAGCTGCGTGTTTCCCTGGCGACCACTCATCTGCCATTAAAAGCGGTCAGTGATGCTATTACGCCTGATTTGCTGCGTCAGGTGATCACCATTCTGGATCACGATCTGCGGCATAAATTCGGTATCAGTCGCCCCCATATCCTGGTCTGTGGCCTTAATCCGCACGCCGGGGAAGGGGGACATATCGGCACGGAAGAGAGAGATATCATCATTCCATTGCTGGAGACACTGCGCGTAGAGGGCATGCATCTGAGTGGCCCGCTCGCCGCGGATACCTTATTTCAGGCCAAATATCTCGATCAGGCTGATGCGGTGCTGGCGATGTATCACGATCAGGGGCTTCCGGTGCTAAAATCTCAGGGATTTGGTCGCAGCGTAAATATTACGCTCGGCTTACCCTTTATTCGCACTTCCGTTGATCACGGCACCGCACTTGAGCTGGCGGGGCAGGGAACGGCAAATGTCGGTAGTTTTATCACGGCGCTTAATCTCGCCATCAAAATGATGGTCAATAGGTCATGA
- the djlA gene encoding co-chaperone DjlA, whose translation MQYWGKLTGVVLAIMAGMGFWGIIAGLCVGHLLDRAYGQRHVFANQQTRQTLFFTTTFEIMGHLTKSKGRVTETDIHVASTLMDRMNLHGESRIAAQQAFSAGKAEDYPLREKMRLLRKVCFGRNDLIRMFLEIQLQAAFADGELHPNERKVLFIIADELGISYASFGRFLHMVQSSRQFTGWQQQTFHQYGGHSGRQQPPQGPTLKDACHVLGVKPTDNATTVKRAYLKLMSEHHPDKLVAKGLPPEMMEMAKQKAQEIQSAWELIKAQRGF comes from the coding sequence ATGCAGTATTGGGGAAAATTAACGGGCGTGGTGCTGGCGATCATGGCAGGAATGGGTTTCTGGGGAATTATAGCAGGACTTTGTGTTGGCCATCTTCTGGATCGAGCTTATGGCCAGCGGCATGTGTTTGCTAATCAGCAAACACGACAAACGTTATTCTTCACAACGACATTTGAGATCATGGGACACCTGACGAAATCGAAAGGTCGGGTGACCGAAACCGATATTCATGTCGCCAGTACGCTGATGGATCGCATGAATCTGCATGGTGAGTCACGTATCGCGGCGCAGCAGGCGTTTAGCGCTGGCAAAGCCGAGGATTATCCTTTGCGGGAAAAAATGCGACTACTGCGTAAGGTTTGCTTTGGCCGTAACGATTTGATTCGCATGTTTCTGGAAATTCAGTTACAGGCTGCTTTTGCTGACGGTGAGTTGCATCCGAATGAACGCAAGGTGCTGTTTATCATTGCTGATGAGCTGGGGATCTCCTATGCCAGTTTTGGACGGTTTCTGCATATGGTTCAGAGCAGTCGCCAGTTTACTGGCTGGCAACAACAGACATTCCACCAGTATGGTGGCCACAGCGGCCGACAGCAGCCACCGCAGGGGCCAACGCTGAAGGATGCCTGCCATGTGCTGGGGGTCAAACCAACCGATAATGCCACGACAGTGAAACGCGCCTATCTGAAACTGATGAGTGAACATCACCCGGACAAACTGGTGGCAAAAGGTTTACCGCCTGAAATGATGGAGATGGCGAAACAGAAAGCGCAGGAAATTCAGAGCGCCTGGGAGCTGATTAAAGCACAGCGTGGATTCTAA
- the surA gene encoding peptidylprolyl isomerase SurA, with the protein MKNWKTLLLGIAMIANTSFAAPQVVDKIAAVVNNGVVLESDVDSLMKTVKRNAGHNQQPLPDDATLRHQILEKLIMDQIILQMGQKMGLKVSDEQVTQAINDIARQNNISIDQMRSRLAADGINDNTYRNQIRHEMLISEVRNNEVRRRITILPQEVDALAKQIASQNDASTELNLSHILIPLPENPTSDQVAVAQQQAQEVTEQARHGADFAKLAIAYSADPQALKGGQMGWGRIQELPGLFAQALSSAKKGDIIGPIRSGVGFHILKVNDIRGESQNISVTEVHARHILIKTSPIMSDAQAQAKLEQIAADIKSGKTTFAKAAKAYSEDPGSANQGGDLGWVPPDIFDPAFREALMHLSKGQISVPVHSSFGWHLIELLDSRQVDKTDVAQKDRAWRMLMNRKLSEESAIWMQEQRASAYVKILSPA; encoded by the coding sequence ATGAAGAACTGGAAAACGCTGCTTCTCGGTATCGCCATGATCGCGAATACCAGTTTCGCCGCCCCGCAGGTTGTCGATAAAATCGCCGCCGTTGTCAATAATGGTGTGGTGCTGGAGAGTGATGTCGATAGCTTAATGAAGACCGTTAAGCGCAATGCTGGTCATAACCAGCAACCGCTTCCTGACGATGCCACGCTGCGCCATCAAATTCTTGAAAAACTGATTATGGATCAGATTATTTTACAGATGGGACAGAAAATGGGGCTGAAAGTCTCTGACGAGCAGGTGACCCAGGCGATAAACGATATTGCCAGACAGAATAATATCAGCATCGATCAGATGCGTAGTCGTCTGGCCGCCGATGGAATTAACGACAATACCTATCGCAACCAGATCCGCCATGAAATGCTGATTTCCGAAGTGCGTAATAATGAAGTACGCCGTCGCATCACGATACTCCCCCAGGAAGTGGACGCGCTGGCGAAGCAAATCGCCAGCCAGAATGACGCCAGCACCGAGCTGAATCTCAGCCATATTCTGATCCCGCTGCCGGAAAATCCGACCTCCGATCAGGTCGCTGTGGCTCAGCAACAGGCGCAGGAAGTGACTGAGCAGGCACGTCATGGTGCGGATTTCGCGAAACTGGCGATCGCCTACTCCGCCGATCCCCAGGCGCTGAAAGGCGGTCAGATGGGCTGGGGACGCATCCAGGAGCTACCTGGACTGTTTGCCCAGGCGCTGAGCAGCGCGAAGAAAGGCGATATTATCGGCCCGATCCGTTCGGGTGTCGGCTTTCATATCCTGAAAGTTAACGATATACGGGGGGAAAGCCAGAATATTTCCGTGACTGAGGTTCACGCCCGCCATATCCTGATTAAAACCTCGCCGATTATGAGTGATGCCCAGGCACAGGCAAAACTTGAGCAAATTGCCGCCGATATTAAGAGCGGAAAAACCACGTTTGCCAAAGCAGCCAAAGCGTATTCCGAAGACCCCGGCTCAGCCAACCAGGGCGGCGATTTAGGCTGGGTGCCTCCTGATATCTTCGATCCGGCATTCCGTGAAGCATTAATGCATCTTAGCAAAGGCCAGATCAGCGTACCGGTACACTCATCATTTGGCTGGCATCTGATTGAATTACTGGATAGTCGCCAGGTTGATAAAACTGACGTCGCGCAGAAAGATCGCGCCTGGCGGATGCTGATGAATCGAAAACTCTCTGAAGAGTCGGCTATCTGGATGCAGGAACAGCGGGCTAGTGCTTATGTCAAAATACTGAGTCCTGCATGA
- the tal gene encoding transaldolase — MTDKLTSLRQYTTVVADTGDITAMKLYQPQDATTNPSLILGAAQIPEYRKLIDEAVTWARAQSHDRAQQITDASDKLAVNIGLEILKLIPGRVSTEVDARLSYDTQASIAKAKRLIKLYNDAGISNDRILIKLASTWQGIRAAEQLEKEGINCNLTLLFSFAQARACAEAGVYLISPFVGRILDWYKTNSDKKAFTAANDPGVISVSEIYQYYKQHGYQTVVMGASFRNVGEILELAGCDRLTIAPPLLKELAESTGTVERKLAYQGEIKAHPPRMTEAQFLWQHNQDPMAVDKLAEGIRKFAVDQQKLEKMITDLL; from the coding sequence ATGACAGATAAATTGACTTCTCTACGCCAGTACACCACCGTCGTAGCGGATACCGGAGATATTACAGCGATGAAGCTGTATCAACCCCAGGATGCAACGACCAACCCCTCTTTGATTCTGGGTGCCGCCCAGATCCCGGAGTACCGTAAACTGATTGATGAGGCGGTGACCTGGGCGCGTGCACAGAGCCATGACCGCGCACAGCAGATCACCGATGCATCTGATAAGCTGGCGGTGAATATCGGCCTCGAAATCCTCAAGCTGATCCCCGGACGTGTTTCAACCGAAGTGGACGCGCGCCTTTCCTATGATACCCAGGCTTCTATTGCGAAAGCGAAACGTCTCATCAAACTGTACAACGATGCGGGTATCAGTAATGATCGCATCCTGATTAAGCTGGCTTCTACCTGGCAGGGCATTCGTGCGGCGGAACAGCTGGAGAAAGAAGGCATCAACTGTAATCTGACCTTGTTGTTTTCCTTTGCTCAGGCACGTGCCTGCGCCGAAGCGGGGGTATATCTTATCTCGCCGTTTGTCGGGCGTATTCTCGACTGGTATAAAACCAACAGCGATAAAAAAGCGTTTACTGCCGCTAATGATCCCGGCGTGATCTCGGTCAGTGAAATTTATCAGTATTACAAACAGCATGGTTATCAAACCGTGGTGATGGGGGCCAGCTTCCGTAACGTGGGTGAAATTCTTGAGCTGGCGGGTTGTGATCGGCTGACTATTGCTCCACCGCTTCTGAAAGAGCTGGCTGAAAGCACAGGTACGGTGGAACGTAAACTGGCTTATCAGGGTGAAATCAAAGCACATCCGCCACGGATGACGGAAGCTCAGTTCCTGTGGCAACACAATCAGGATCCGATGGCGGTAGACAAACTGGCAGAAGGTATCCGTAAATTTGCTGTTGATCAGCAAAAACTGGAAAAAATGATTACTGACCTGCTGTGA
- the rsmA gene encoding 16S rRNA (adenine(1518)-N(6)/adenine(1519)-N(6))-dimethyltransferase RsmA has product MSNRVHQGHFARKRFGQNFLNDPWVIENIVAAIHPQKGQAMVEIGPGLAALTEPVAEFLDALTVIELDRDLAARLQTHPFLGPKLTIYQQDAMTMNFAELAQRQGQPLRVFGNLPYNISTPLMFHLFSYADAIADMHFMLQKEVVNRLVAGPGSKAYGRLSVMAQYYCQIIPVLEVPPSAFTPPPKVDSAVVRLVPWRTLPHPVKSVRLLSRITTEAFNQRRKTIRNSLGNLFSPDVLNTLAIDPALRAENISVAQYCQLANWLADHPPGEETSP; this is encoded by the coding sequence ATGAGTAATCGAGTTCATCAGGGGCACTTTGCCCGTAAACGCTTTGGGCAGAACTTTCTTAACGATCCGTGGGTGATCGAAAATATTGTCGCCGCCATTCATCCGCAGAAAGGGCAGGCGATGGTCGAAATTGGCCCTGGACTGGCGGCATTAACCGAGCCAGTGGCCGAATTTCTGGATGCGCTCACCGTGATCGAACTGGATCGCGATCTGGCCGCTCGCCTGCAAACGCACCCGTTTTTAGGGCCTAAGCTGACGATTTATCAGCAAGATGCCATGACCATGAATTTCGCTGAATTGGCACAGCGTCAGGGACAGCCGCTGCGTGTATTCGGTAACCTTCCCTATAATATTTCAACGCCGCTGATGTTCCATCTGTTCAGTTACGCGGATGCGATTGCCGATATGCACTTTATGTTGCAAAAAGAGGTGGTTAATCGGCTGGTGGCAGGTCCCGGTAGCAAAGCCTATGGCCGGTTGAGCGTGATGGCGCAATATTACTGCCAGATTATTCCGGTGCTGGAGGTTCCTCCCTCCGCTTTTACGCCACCCCCCAAAGTTGATTCGGCTGTGGTGCGTCTTGTGCCCTGGCGCACTTTACCGCACCCGGTCAAATCAGTTCGCCTGCTGAGCAGAATTACCACTGAGGCGTTTAATCAACGGCGTAAAACGATTCGTAATAGTCTGGGCAACCTGTTTAGTCCCGATGTGCTTAATACACTGGCTATCGATCCCGCACTGCGGGCAGAAAATATTTCTGTGGCACAGTATTGTCAGTTAGCGAACTGGCTCGCTGATCATCCACCAGGCGAGGAGACGTCACCATGA
- the lptD gene encoding LPS assembly protein LptD: MKKRIFSLLATLIASALYHQQVFAADLATQCLSAVPKYHRPLVNGKTNALPVTINADQATGQYPDNAIFTGTVDILQGNSRLQADEVQLHQQTAAGQSTPVRTVDALGNVHYDDNQVILKGQKGWANLNTKDTNVWDGSYQMVGRQGRGTADLMKQRDESRYTILENGTFTSCLPGSDTWSIVGSEVIHDRQEQVAEIWNARFKIGSVPVFYSPYLQLPIGDKRRSGFLIPNAKYSTSNGLEFSIPYYWNIAPDFDATLTPHYMGKRGNVMWENEFRYLTQAGSGLFALDYLPTDHTYAKDNPTEGNSRRWLFYWNHYGVIDQVWRLNVDYTKVSDTDYFNDFSSKYGSSTDGYATQKFSAGYADQNFDVTASTKQFQVFNRHSGSSYAAQPQLDASYFYNDMGPFDSHIYSQVVHFVNTNNKWPSATRLHIEPTINLPLSNDWGSINTEAKLLTTHYQQSNYDDYNAMMNTQYKSSVNRVMPQFKADGKMIFERDMQAGYTQTLEPRMQYRYVPFRDQRYIAVYDSTLLQSDYSGLFRDRSYSGLDRIASANQLTTGVTSRIYDDTAMERFNISVGQIYYFTSSRTGDDHIHWEKDETTGSMVWAGDTYWRIADNWGLRGGIQYDTRLDNIATGNGIIEYRQNEDRMVQLNYRYASPEYIQAMLPAYAASPQYKEGISQAGMVASWPIVDRWSVVGAYYYDTHSRKPADQMLGVQYNSCCYAIRIGYERKITGWNNNNTSKYDDAIGINIELRGLSSSYGLGTRKMLRSNILPYQRSL; encoded by the coding sequence ATGAAAAAACGTATCTTTAGTCTTCTCGCTACATTGATCGCCAGCGCCTTGTATCATCAGCAGGTTTTCGCCGCCGATCTTGCTACCCAGTGTCTGTCTGCTGTTCCCAAATACCATCGTCCTCTGGTTAACGGTAAAACTAACGCACTGCCGGTCACTATCAATGCGGATCAGGCAACAGGCCAGTATCCTGATAACGCTATTTTTACAGGAACCGTTGATATTCTTCAGGGGAATAGCCGTCTGCAGGCAGATGAAGTGCAGCTACATCAACAAACTGCTGCAGGCCAGAGCACGCCGGTACGTACCGTCGATGCGCTCGGTAACGTGCATTATGACGATAATCAGGTCATTCTGAAAGGTCAGAAAGGCTGGGCAAATCTCAATACCAAAGATACTAACGTCTGGGACGGTAGTTATCAAATGGTAGGACGTCAGGGACGTGGCACGGCTGATCTCATGAAACAACGCGATGAGAGTCGCTATACTATCCTCGAAAATGGCACATTTACTTCCTGCTTACCGGGTTCTGACACCTGGAGCATCGTCGGCAGTGAAGTCATCCATGATCGGCAAGAACAGGTTGCCGAGATCTGGAACGCACGCTTTAAGATCGGGTCAGTGCCGGTTTTTTACAGCCCTTACCTGCAACTGCCGATCGGTGATAAACGTCGTTCCGGTTTCCTGATCCCTAATGCGAAATACAGCACCAGCAATGGATTAGAATTTTCCATTCCTTACTACTGGAATATCGCGCCAGATTTCGACGCCACGCTGACGCCCCATTACATGGGAAAACGTGGCAACGTGATGTGGGAGAATGAGTTCCGCTATCTGACACAGGCGGGTAGCGGCTTGTTTGCGCTGGATTATCTGCCAACAGATCATACTTACGCCAAAGACAATCCGACTGAAGGCAACAGCCGCCGCTGGCTGTTTTACTGGAATCATTACGGTGTTATCGATCAGGTATGGCGTCTGAATGTCGACTATACCAAAGTCAGTGATACCGACTACTTTAATGATTTCAGTTCGAAGTATGGTTCCAGTACCGATGGTTACGCAACGCAGAAATTCAGTGCTGGTTACGCCGATCAGAACTTTGATGTCACGGCGTCAACCAAACAATTTCAGGTTTTCAACCGTCATTCAGGAAGCTCATATGCGGCGCAACCGCAACTGGATGCCAGTTACTTCTACAACGATATGGGCCCGTTTGATAGCCATATCTATAGCCAGGTGGTCCACTTTGTTAACACCAACAATAAATGGCCATCAGCAACCCGTCTGCATATTGAGCCGACGATCAATCTGCCGCTGTCTAATGACTGGGGTAGTATCAATACCGAAGCGAAACTCCTGACAACGCATTACCAGCAGAGCAACTATGATGACTATAACGCGATGATGAACACGCAGTACAAGTCCTCCGTGAATCGCGTTATGCCGCAGTTCAAAGCCGATGGCAAAATGATTTTCGAGCGTGATATGCAGGCGGGATATACCCAAACCCTGGAACCGCGCATGCAATATCGGTATGTCCCATTCCGCGATCAACGCTATATCGCTGTCTATGACTCGACACTTTTACAATCGGACTACAGCGGTCTGTTCCGTGATCGTTCCTACAGTGGTCTGGATCGCATCGCTTCGGCTAATCAGTTAACAACCGGCGTAACGTCCCGTATTTATGATGACACCGCAATGGAACGTTTCAATATTTCTGTCGGTCAAATCTACTATTTTACTTCCTCTCGCACCGGTGATGATCATATTCACTGGGAGAAGGATGAAACGACAGGATCGATGGTATGGGCAGGGGATACTTACTGGCGCATCGCCGATAACTGGGGATTACGTGGTGGTATTCAGTATGATACCCGTCTTGATAATATCGCCACCGGTAACGGTATCATTGAATACCGCCAGAATGAAGATCGCATGGTGCAGTTAAACTATCGTTACGCTAGTCCGGAATATATTCAGGCCATGCTGCCCGCTTATGCAGCATCTCCGCAATATAAAGAGGGGATTTCCCAGGCAGGTATGGTGGCCAGTTGGCCGATAGTCGATCGCTGGTCTGTCGTCGGCGCCTATTACTACGATACCCATAGCAGAAAACCGGCCGATCAAATGCTCGGTGTACAATACAACTCCTGCTGCTATGCGATTCGCATTGGCTATGAGCGGAAAATCACGGGCTGGAATAACAACAATACAAGCAAATATGATGACGCCATCGGTATCAATATCGAGCTACGCGGCTTGAGTTCCAGTTATGGTCTTGGCACCAGAAAGATGTTGCGTTCAAATATATTACCGTACCAGAGATCGCTGTAA